A single Rhodothermales bacterium DNA region contains:
- a CDS encoding RsmB/NOP family class I SAM-dependent RNA methyltransferase: MALPSTFLERLRRILPEDRFEAALHGMTAPRATSFRVNPLRADAARVDQALDAAQIPFHRVDWLDGAGWIEPAWREALMALPAYADRWIYVQNLSSMLPPIALAPRPGERVLDLAAAPGSKTLQIAGMMRDGELAAVEAVKHRFMRLKRNLSEHGAEWVRTFLQDGTRVWKYRPEYFDRVLLDAPCSSEGRFHVDDPESFAYWSERKIAEMERKQRQLLFSAIQCLRPGGILVYSTCSLAPEENEAVVDRMLRRFGDALTTEALPFETPEMTEPLPAWGKRTFDPAVAAGRRVVPTERTEGFYLCVIRKRESTMGTKD; this comes from the coding sequence ATGGCGCTTCCTTCCACGTTCCTCGAACGACTCCGTCGCATCCTGCCCGAAGACCGCTTCGAGGCGGCGCTGCACGGCATGACGGCCCCACGGGCGACCTCCTTCCGGGTGAACCCGCTCCGGGCCGATGCGGCCCGCGTCGACCAGGCGCTGGACGCGGCGCAGATCCCGTTTCACCGGGTCGACTGGCTGGATGGCGCCGGCTGGATCGAGCCGGCGTGGCGCGAAGCCCTCATGGCGCTGCCGGCCTATGCCGACCGGTGGATTTACGTGCAAAACCTCTCCAGCATGCTCCCGCCGATTGCGCTGGCGCCGCGGCCGGGCGAACGCGTACTCGACCTTGCCGCCGCCCCGGGCAGCAAGACGCTGCAGATCGCCGGCATGATGCGGGACGGCGAACTCGCCGCCGTTGAGGCCGTCAAGCATCGCTTCATGCGCCTGAAACGAAATCTGAGCGAGCACGGCGCCGAATGGGTGCGCACCTTCCTGCAGGACGGCACCCGCGTCTGGAAGTACCGCCCGGAGTATTTCGACCGCGTCCTCCTCGACGCCCCGTGCTCCAGCGAGGGCCGGTTTCATGTGGACGACCCGGAATCGTTCGCCTACTGGAGCGAACGCAAGATCGCCGAGATGGAACGCAAGCAGCGGCAACTCCTCTTCTCCGCCATCCAGTGCCTCCGCCCCGGCGGCATCCTGGTCTATTCCACCTGCTCCCTTGCCCCGGAGGAAAACGAGGCGGTCGTCGACCGCATGCTGCGCCGTTTCGGCGACGCCCTCACCACCGAGGCGCTTCCCTTCGAGACCCCGGAAATGACCGAACCCCTGCCGGCCTGGGGGAAACGCACCTTCGACCCGGCCGTCGCCGCCGGCCGGCGCGTCGTGCCGACCGAGCGCACTGAAGGCTTCTACCTCTGCGTGATCCGGAAGCGGGAGAGCACGATGGGGACTAAAGATTGA
- a CDS encoding YihY/virulence factor BrkB family protein — protein MPYLKLFWRYLKAVYSILEARNGLMLAQAIGFKVLITIIPLAVFSTGILGSVLHNDRISDTAIGVVNQLLPRYLGEVNAFLEQLQASSGTFTWVGALGLLVSIWMIINSLETIVSTFIMGDERARRPIVHRQFFVFRIMLQVGLTFLLTFALTVGIQGINRSGLEFLQFVGMDNLWVQAGWRRTINLLGVLIPFVLTLSMFFQLYFFIPDPHPPFRSAIVGTLVAATFWELAKSLFTFYATHVGTFERYRGDAGASGVAVLGDAFGLLLAIVVWAYYTGVVLIIGAITVRLHEKHGWGRAHIQSGGGDTATA, from the coding sequence GTGCCCTACCTCAAGCTCTTCTGGCGCTACCTCAAGGCGGTCTATTCCATCCTTGAAGCACGCAACGGCTTGATGCTGGCCCAGGCCATCGGCTTCAAGGTGCTGATCACGATCATTCCGCTCGCGGTTTTCTCGACGGGCATCCTGGGCAGCGTGCTGCACAACGACCGGATCTCCGACACAGCGATCGGCGTGGTGAACCAGCTGTTGCCCCGGTACCTGGGCGAGGTCAACGCCTTCCTCGAACAGCTCCAGGCATCGAGCGGCACCTTCACCTGGGTGGGCGCGCTCGGGCTCCTCGTGTCGATCTGGATGATCATCAATTCGCTGGAGACGATCGTCAGCACGTTCATCATGGGCGACGAACGCGCACGCCGGCCCATCGTACACCGTCAGTTCTTCGTGTTTCGCATCATGTTGCAGGTAGGACTGACCTTCCTGCTCACCTTCGCGCTGACGGTGGGCATCCAGGGGATCAACCGCTCGGGCCTCGAATTCCTGCAGTTTGTCGGGATGGACAACCTGTGGGTGCAGGCGGGCTGGCGCCGCACGATCAACCTGCTCGGGGTCCTGATCCCGTTCGTGCTCACGCTGTCGATGTTCTTCCAGCTCTACTTCTTTATCCCCGATCCGCATCCTCCGTTTCGCAGCGCCATCGTGGGGACCCTGGTGGCGGCGACGTTCTGGGAACTGGCCAAATCGCTCTTTACGTTTTACGCCACGCACGTGGGGACCTTCGAGCGGTACCGGGGCGATGCCGGCGCGAGCGGGGTGGCCGTGCTGGGGGACGCGTTCGGGTTGTTGCTGGCCATCGTGGTCTGGGCGTACTACACGGGCGTCGTACTCATTATCGGCGCCATTACCGTGCGTTTGCACGAGAAACATGGATGGGGTCGGGCGCATATCCAATCTGGTGGCGGCGATACGGCTACGGCTTGA
- a CDS encoding NAD(P)H-binding protein, which yields MHVFLTGGTGFVGTYILQELLARGHSVRMLVRRSEDRMPGQGKIETVKGDVTNRKSLNGLMRGCDAVVHLVGIIQEKPAQGVTFQALHADATRHVVDQAREDGIERFVHMSANGARPDGVSGYQTSKWEAEEYVRQAGFDRWTIFRPSVVFGDPGEDNPEFASQLARTLVGPFPILPVFGDGNYEMQPISVQEVASAFVQALTNDAARQKTYCVAGNDRIPYRKVLDLIAGGMGIAPKPQIKQPVWLVRPVVQTVGKLGLLPITPDQFEMLLEGNTCDASDFYRDFDLTPIRFTAENLGYLG from the coding sequence ATGCATGTATTTCTGACCGGTGGCACCGGATTCGTCGGTACCTACATCCTCCAGGAACTCCTGGCCCGGGGCCATTCCGTGCGGATGCTCGTGCGCCGCTCCGAAGACCGGATGCCGGGGCAAGGCAAGATCGAAACCGTAAAAGGGGACGTCACGAACCGCAAATCGCTCAACGGGCTCATGCGCGGGTGCGATGCCGTCGTGCATCTCGTGGGGATCATCCAGGAGAAGCCGGCGCAGGGCGTCACCTTCCAGGCCCTCCATGCCGACGCGACGCGTCACGTGGTGGATCAGGCGAGAGAGGACGGGATCGAGCGTTTCGTCCATATGAGCGCGAACGGCGCCCGGCCCGACGGGGTCTCGGGGTATCAGACGAGCAAGTGGGAGGCGGAAGAGTACGTCCGCCAGGCCGGCTTCGACCGGTGGACGATCTTTCGGCCTTCGGTGGTCTTCGGAGACCCCGGCGAAGACAATCCGGAGTTTGCCTCGCAGCTGGCCCGCACGCTGGTGGGGCCGTTTCCGATCCTGCCCGTGTTCGGCGACGGCAACTACGAGATGCAGCCAATCTCGGTACAGGAGGTCGCCTCGGCCTTCGTCCAGGCCCTCACGAACGACGCCGCGCGGCAGAAGACGTACTGCGTCGCCGGCAATGACCGGATACCCTATCGGAAAGTGCTCGATCTCATCGCCGGCGGCATGGGCATCGCCCCGAAGCCGCAGATCAAGCAGCCGGTCTGGCTCGTCCGACCGGTCGTGCAAACCGTGGGCAAGCTCGGCCTGCTCCCGATCACGCCCGACCAGTTCGAGATGCTCCTCGAAGGCAACACCTGCGACGCATCGGACTTCTACCGCGATTTCGACCTGACACCCATCCGGTTTACGGCGGAGAATCTGGGGTATCTGGGGTGA
- a CDS encoding transposase — MMDFTLYSRPRLGLSDAQWDLVKDLFDCRRKRKHDLRGIVDGILYVLQSEENWRMLPASFAPWQTVYYYYDKWRKSGLWFQLVQRLPEELRAALIEDARPSLSLVDLSMPSLAGFGGTPGYAPSWMQPPAQAYSRHYSWSTEQPAHVAESQAA, encoded by the coding sequence ATGATGGACTTCACGCTTTACTCCCGGCCGCGTCTCGGCCTCAGCGATGCCCAGTGGGACCTCGTCAAAGACCTTTTTGACTGCCGGCGCAAACGCAAGCACGATCTCCGCGGCATCGTGGACGGCATCCTCTACGTGCTGCAATCCGAAGAAAACTGGCGGATGCTCCCCGCCTCGTTCGCGCCCTGGCAGACCGTGTATTACTACTACGACAAATGGCGCAAGAGCGGCCTCTGGTTCCAGCTCGTGCAGCGGCTCCCTGAGGAGTTGCGCGCTGCGCTGATCGAGGATGCGCGGCCCTCGCTTTCGCTGGTCGATCTCTCCATGCCCTCGCTCGCCGGCTTCGGCGGCACCCCGGGCTACGCGCCCTCGTGGATGCAGCCGCCCGCTCAGGCCTACAGCCGGCACTACAGCTGGTCGACCGAGCAGCCGGCCCACGTCGCCGAAAGCCAGGCCGCCTGA
- a CDS encoding putative porin: MRIDPACAALLVAGLLVALPARAQVVDTLAAPPPDSALVVADSLPAPAPRRALDLSTLVAFATDAAGVTVNDSLPARLPDRELADVLAQAGGSFLYDFGGPGWPDGWSPLGLDPRQAGLQFQGISYADPVTGRPLYEMLPLPWLDPVRLQPGRLGQAMSVGARLRAYDAARPISELRYGSSKDGLQSAFVVHAQRRRVRFFREPGLFSYALGYGGHGANGEYPGSKLSAGRQLLARLRLQQSFGSLEIVNLQNRQRLGAHGGVIPFGTNYNSIYNRISAQVANATAKRTVIRNDLAATLRTRLLPGFRQPFEATGYWTAQTFRYALGSDTLAAATRRLGYRLRQPLIDAGPFSLEARAEGWRERVAESTALPDSLGLSRRAFHAGGRVQYRTGGFDLEGEADLHAGATGAAYPGGMARLGWRPGDALMLFAEASRSGQSLAWIDEYGWSGLVAPLAADPESRTSAGRAGVRVRLGPFDLEVAPFAHQTKNAFDLFTVGESDTLAVRVLGEPVRWVGASLDAGFRRDAARGFYLTAQPTVYRYAGDAASSDARRVQASLPELFVRGRSGLRYLLFKGDLDMDLYVQGRFWSPFGSRTLHPETGLLALPAVAGRDVLSSFTADIVLEAGVRTAKLYVAYDNVFSGTNVVIGNLLVPDYPLPTQRFRFGVFWPIFD; this comes from the coding sequence TTGCGGATTGATCCGGCCTGCGCGGCCCTCTTAGTCGCCGGCCTTCTCGTCGCCCTGCCCGCGCGCGCCCAGGTGGTGGATACCCTTGCCGCCCCGCCGCCCGACAGCGCGCTCGTCGTTGCCGATTCTCTCCCCGCGCCGGCGCCCCGCCGCGCGCTCGACCTCTCCACGCTGGTCGCTTTCGCCACCGATGCCGCCGGCGTCACCGTCAACGATTCGCTTCCGGCCCGCCTGCCCGACCGCGAACTGGCCGACGTGCTCGCACAGGCAGGGGGATCCTTTTTGTACGATTTCGGCGGTCCGGGCTGGCCCGATGGATGGAGTCCGCTCGGGCTCGATCCGAGGCAGGCCGGTCTTCAGTTTCAGGGGATCTCGTATGCGGACCCCGTCACCGGCCGGCCCCTGTACGAGATGCTCCCGCTGCCCTGGCTGGATCCCGTACGTCTGCAACCGGGTCGACTCGGGCAGGCGATGTCCGTTGGCGCGCGGCTTCGCGCCTACGACGCGGCGCGCCCGATCAGCGAACTCCGGTACGGGTCGAGCAAGGACGGGCTGCAGAGCGCCTTCGTCGTCCACGCCCAGCGCCGGCGGGTGCGGTTTTTCAGGGAGCCCGGACTCTTCAGCTACGCGCTGGGTTACGGCGGGCACGGGGCGAACGGCGAATATCCCGGCAGCAAACTCAGCGCCGGCCGGCAGCTCCTGGCGCGGCTGCGGCTGCAGCAATCCTTCGGCTCCCTCGAGATCGTCAACCTCCAGAATCGCCAGCGGCTTGGCGCCCACGGCGGGGTGATCCCGTTCGGGACGAACTACAACTCGATCTACAACCGCATCAGCGCGCAGGTCGCGAACGCCACGGCGAAGCGCACGGTGATCCGTAACGACCTCGCGGCCACCCTGCGCACCCGGCTGCTGCCGGGCTTTCGGCAACCCTTCGAGGCGACGGGCTACTGGACGGCGCAGACGTTTCGCTACGCGCTCGGCAGCGATACCCTCGCCGCGGCGACGCGCCGGCTGGGCTATCGGCTGCGTCAGCCGCTGATCGATGCCGGCCCGTTTTCGCTGGAGGCCCGGGCGGAAGGGTGGCGCGAGCGCGTCGCCGAGAGCACGGCCTTGCCGGACTCGCTCGGCCTCAGCCGCCGCGCCTTCCACGCCGGCGGTCGCGTGCAGTACCGCACGGGCGGGTTCGATCTGGAGGGCGAGGCCGATCTCCATGCCGGCGCGACCGGCGCCGCCTATCCGGGCGGGATGGCGCGTCTGGGATGGCGCCCGGGTGACGCGCTGATGCTGTTCGCCGAAGCGAGCCGGTCCGGGCAGTCGCTAGCCTGGATCGATGAATACGGCTGGTCGGGCCTCGTCGCCCCGCTCGCCGCCGATCCGGAGAGCCGCACGAGCGCCGGGCGCGCCGGCGTGCGGGTGCGGCTCGGGCCCTTCGATCTGGAAGTGGCTCCATTTGCGCACCAGACGAAAAACGCCTTCGATCTCTTTACGGTCGGCGAGAGCGACACCCTCGCGGTTCGCGTCCTCGGCGAGCCGGTCCGCTGGGTGGGCGCCAGCCTGGATGCTGGATTCCGGCGCGACGCCGCGCGCGGTTTTTATCTGACCGCGCAGCCGACCGTCTATCGCTATGCCGGCGATGCAGCCTCGTCGGACGCGCGCCGGGTCCAGGCGAGTCTGCCCGAGTTGTTCGTTCGCGGCCGATCGGGCCTGCGGTACCTCCTCTTCAAGGGCGATCTGGATATGGATCTGTACGTCCAGGGCCGGTTCTGGTCTCCGTTCGGCAGCCGCACGCTGCACCCCGAGACCGGGCTGCTGGCGCTGCCGGCCGTGGCAGGCCGCGACGTACTGAGTTCGTTTACGGCCGACATCGTGCTGGAGGCCGGCGTCCGCACCGCCAAGCTCTATGTGGCGTACGACAACGTCTTCAGCGGCACCAACGTCGTCATCGGCAACCTGCTCGTGCCCGATTACCCGCTCCCGACGCAGCGTTTTCGCTTTGGCGTCTTCTGGCCGATTTTCGATTGA
- a CDS encoding deoxynucleoside kinase has protein sequence MDSIRHPSPDPSPEKKYIAIAGNIGAGKSSLTAIISEYFKWDAYYERVDDNPYLSDFYENMRRWSFNLQVFFLSSRFNQQRRIESGPNPVAQDRSIYEDAEIFARNLYEMDLMSRRDYENYTELFHIMTSYLRPPDLLVYLRASVPTLVRHIQSRGRNYESSIRIEYLERLNVLYDEWIDRYDFGPKLIIDADSYDFVNNPEDRQDVVGRIESRLFGLFAD, from the coding sequence ATGGATTCAATACGGCACCCATCGCCAGACCCGAGCCCGGAGAAGAAATACATCGCCATCGCCGGCAATATTGGCGCCGGCAAGAGTTCGCTCACGGCGATCATCAGCGAGTACTTCAAGTGGGATGCCTATTACGAGCGCGTGGACGACAATCCGTATCTGTCGGATTTTTACGAAAACATGCGCCGGTGGTCGTTCAACCTCCAGGTGTTTTTTCTTTCGAGCCGGTTCAACCAGCAACGCCGGATCGAATCGGGGCCGAATCCGGTGGCGCAGGACCGCTCGATCTATGAGGACGCGGAGATTTTCGCGCGCAACCTCTACGAGATGGATCTGATGTCGCGAAGAGACTACGAGAACTATACGGAGCTCTTCCATATCATGACGTCCTATCTGCGGCCGCCCGATTTGCTGGTATACCTTCGCGCCTCCGTGCCCACGCTCGTGCGCCACATCCAGTCGCGCGGCCGGAATTACGAGTCCAGCATCCGCATCGAATATCTGGAGCGCCTCAATGTGCTGTACGACGAATGGATCGATCGCTACGACTTCGGTCCCAAGCTCATCATCGACGCCGACTCGTACGATTTTGTCAACAATCCGGAAGATCGGCAGGATGTGGTCGGCCGCATCGAAAGCCGGCTTTTTGGTCTCTTTGCGGATTGA
- a CDS encoding Fic family protein encodes MLNTGTLHITHELLALLSEIDEFKGAWRALGVLAPDRLQALRRVATIESIGSSTRIEGSTLSDREVEQLLRRLDIRRFESRDEQEVAGYAEVMETVFRAWVDIPVTENHIKQLHRDLLRYSTKDERHRGAYKAVRNDVGAFDADGTMVGIVFETATPFDTPHRMAELVQWLDEARALGRLHPLLVIGVFVVVFLEIHPFQDGNGRLSRILTILLLLQAGYAYVPYSSLESVIEHSKEGYYLALRQTQSTIRSEAPNWQPWLLYFARALQQQKRRLAAKVEREQRAMMELPELALLILDYARQHGRVTNRDIAREAGASPNTIKATFRTLLDNGQLVRHGGGRSTWYGLP; translated from the coding sequence ATGCTCAACACCGGCACCCTGCATATCACCCACGAACTCCTCGCCCTCCTGTCCGAAATCGACGAGTTCAAGGGGGCGTGGCGCGCCCTGGGCGTGCTCGCGCCGGACCGGCTGCAGGCGCTTCGCCGCGTCGCCACCATCGAAAGCATCGGGTCCTCCACGCGCATCGAGGGTAGCACGCTTAGCGACCGGGAGGTGGAGCAGCTCTTGAGACGGCTAGACATCCGGCGTTTCGAGAGCCGCGACGAACAGGAAGTCGCCGGCTATGCCGAGGTCATGGAAACGGTCTTTCGGGCGTGGGTGGACATCCCCGTCACGGAGAACCACATCAAACAATTGCACCGCGACCTGCTGCGCTACAGCACGAAGGACGAACGGCACCGGGGCGCCTACAAGGCCGTCCGCAACGACGTCGGCGCCTTCGACGCCGACGGGACGATGGTGGGCATCGTCTTCGAAACCGCTACCCCGTTCGATACACCGCACCGCATGGCCGAGCTGGTGCAGTGGCTGGACGAGGCGCGCGCGCTGGGCCGCCTCCACCCGTTGCTCGTCATCGGGGTGTTTGTCGTGGTGTTTCTCGAAATCCACCCGTTCCAGGACGGCAATGGGCGCTTGAGCCGCATCCTGACCATCCTCCTTCTCCTGCAGGCCGGCTATGCCTACGTGCCCTACTCGTCGCTCGAAAGCGTGATCGAGCACAGCAAGGAAGGCTACTACCTGGCCCTGCGGCAAACCCAGAGCACGATCCGGTCGGAGGCGCCGAACTGGCAGCCCTGGCTGCTCTACTTTGCGCGCGCCCTGCAACAGCAGAAGCGCCGGCTGGCCGCGAAAGTCGAGCGCGAACAACGCGCCATGATGGAGCTACCGGAACTGGCGCTCCTCATCCTCGATTACGCCCGCCAGCACGGCCGCGTCACCAACCGCGACATCGCCCGGGAGGCCGGCGCGAGTCCGAATACCATCAAGGCCACCTTTCGCACCCTGCTCGACAACGGCCAGCTTGTCCGCCACGGCGGCGGGCGGTCCACGTGGTATGGGCTACCGTGA
- a CDS encoding EcsC family protein, protein MPPSIDPSSLSPYEQEALRGIAVWKRPDQAWWERAAAAVQRSLDDVGDQLRRIPGVDWTIDNVVAGLLKVLNEITQDLVWRDAIYRDFQRLGHDDVRDIDAVARLDLRTIDEALDGLSAKYLGLAAVEGTATGLAGAAGILPDVVALVALNLRAAGEYATYYGFDISTPEERLYALSILDAAALPATERHQAEARLNEAHENVARTKTTRTINSVVVGGTLGAAARSIALRLTRSKLLQFMPVAGALLAGGFNSLYTRTVCDAAFHLYRERFLNRKYERRVEGEWGESR, encoded by the coding sequence ATGCCGCCATCGATCGATCCGTCTTCGCTCAGCCCGTATGAACAGGAGGCCCTGCGCGGCATCGCGGTGTGGAAACGCCCCGATCAGGCGTGGTGGGAGCGGGCGGCCGCGGCGGTCCAGCGCTCGCTCGACGACGTGGGCGACCAGCTCCGCCGCATTCCGGGGGTCGATTGGACGATCGACAACGTGGTCGCCGGCCTCCTGAAGGTCCTCAACGAAATCACGCAGGACCTGGTCTGGCGCGACGCCATCTACCGGGATTTTCAGCGGCTCGGCCATGATGACGTGCGCGATATCGATGCCGTCGCGCGGCTCGATCTCCGGACGATCGACGAGGCGCTGGACGGGCTCAGCGCCAAGTATCTCGGGCTGGCGGCCGTGGAGGGGACGGCGACGGGTCTGGCCGGCGCCGCGGGCATCCTGCCCGATGTGGTGGCGCTCGTCGCCCTGAACCTGCGCGCGGCCGGCGAATACGCCACGTATTACGGTTTCGACATCTCGACGCCCGAGGAGCGGCTTTATGCCCTGAGCATCCTCGACGCGGCGGCCCTGCCGGCGACGGAGCGGCATCAGGCCGAGGCGCGCCTGAACGAGGCCCACGAAAACGTGGCGCGCACGAAAACCACGCGCACCATCAACTCGGTGGTGGTCGGGGGCACGCTCGGCGCCGCGGCCCGGTCGATCGCGTTGCGGCTCACCCGCAGCAAGCTCCTCCAGTTCATGCCGGTCGCCGGCGCGCTGCTGGCCGGCGGGTTCAACTCGCTCTATACCCGCACCGTCTGCGACGCGGCGTTTCATCTTTATCGCGAACGGTTCCTGAATCGGAAATACGAACGGCGCGTCGAAGGGGAATGGGGGGAGTCACGGTAG
- a CDS encoding ATP-dependent 6-phosphofructokinase: MSRSLRVGLLTGGGDCPGLNAVIRAVSKSLIIQHNAEVIGFEDGFLGLIEERVRPLDYHDVSGILTQGGTILGTSNRANPFRFYKRGDADVSSQVVKFVRTLGLDAIVTIGGDGTMSIAHGLHQLGVNIVGVPKTIDNDLYATDRTFGFDSAVAIATEAIDRLHTTAQSHHRVMIIETMGRYAGWIALYAGVAGGADVILIPEFEYEIDEIVRVCKERESGGQRFTIVCIAEGSKPKGGSMVVQNIVESSPDPIRLGGICKVLEHQLTAHLRSEVRTTILGHTQRGGPPTPYDRNLATAFGAYAAAMVADGRHGHMVALKDNNLTSAPLEEVANRVRTVPADAAMILAGMAVGTSFGVSDFEHRFHGNQDARHVT; encoded by the coding sequence ATGTCCAGATCTTTACGTGTCGGCCTCCTCACCGGCGGCGGCGATTGCCCCGGTTTGAACGCCGTCATCCGCGCGGTGAGCAAAAGCCTCATCATTCAGCACAACGCCGAGGTGATCGGATTCGAGGACGGGTTTCTCGGGCTGATCGAGGAGCGGGTCCGGCCGCTCGACTACCACGACGTCAGCGGCATCCTCACGCAGGGCGGCACGATCCTCGGGACGAGCAACCGCGCGAACCCGTTTCGCTTTTACAAGCGCGGCGACGCCGACGTCTCGAGTCAGGTGGTCAAGTTCGTTCGCACCCTCGGCCTCGACGCCATCGTCACCATCGGGGGCGACGGGACGATGTCCATCGCGCACGGTCTGCACCAACTGGGCGTGAACATCGTCGGGGTGCCGAAGACGATCGACAACGACCTGTACGCGACGGATCGGACATTCGGGTTCGACTCGGCCGTGGCGATCGCGACCGAGGCCATCGACCGGCTGCATACGACCGCGCAGAGCCATCACCGGGTGATGATCATCGAGACCATGGGTCGCTACGCCGGCTGGATCGCGCTGTACGCCGGCGTCGCCGGCGGGGCGGACGTCATCCTCATCCCGGAATTCGAATACGAGATCGACGAGATCGTCCGCGTATGCAAGGAGCGCGAGAGCGGCGGACAGCGCTTCACCATCGTCTGCATCGCGGAAGGCAGCAAGCCGAAGGGCGGCTCGATGGTCGTCCAGAACATCGTCGAATCCAGCCCGGACCCGATCCGCCTCGGCGGCATCTGCAAGGTGCTTGAGCACCAGCTCACGGCGCATCTGCGCAGCGAGGTGCGCACCACCATCCTCGGCCATACGCAGCGCGGCGGTCCGCCGACGCCCTACGATCGCAACCTCGCCACCGCCTTCGGCGCCTATGCCGCCGCCATGGTGGCGGATGGGCGCCACGGTCATATGGTGGCGCTGAAGGACAACAACCTGACCAGCGCGCCCCTCGAAGAGGTGGCGAACCGGGTCCGTACGGTTCCGGCCGATGCGGCCATGATTCTCGCCGGCATGGCCGTGGGCACCTCGTTCGGCGTAAGCGACTTCGAACACCGCTTCCACGGCAACCAGGACGCGCGACACGTCACCTGA
- the clpX gene encoding ATP-dependent Clp protease ATP-binding subunit ClpX — MSTRRGQNTIKCSFCNRTANEVASMVAGPDVYICDRCINDAAGIVRNDLTSYHHESTPPGRRNGPRHVRMSPMEIKRSLDEYVIGQERAKKAFSVAVYNHYKRIEAEDYLPEFADVELEKSNILMIGPTGTGKTLLARTLARILDVPFSISDATALTEAGYVGEDVESILAHLLHAADFNVERAERGIIYIDEIDKIARKSDNASITRDVSGEGVQQALLKILEGTVAGVPPKGGRKHPEQSLINIDTRNILFICGGAFEGLDTIIARRLSSNSIGFLTGSQHKIEKDDPQLFQYVEPNDLLRFGLIPELIGRLPVVAPLEKLSDEAMTMILTKPRNALVKQYQKLLAMDSVDLVFDDGAIQAIVQRARELGTGARGLRSVMESIMLDIMFNMHSKMQAGTCRITASTVLNGDQPIFEERKASA, encoded by the coding sequence ATGAGCACCCGTAGAGGCCAGAACACCATCAAATGCTCGTTCTGCAACCGAACCGCGAACGAAGTGGCCTCGATGGTGGCGGGTCCGGATGTCTACATCTGCGATCGATGCATCAACGATGCCGCCGGCATCGTCCGGAACGACCTGACCTCGTATCACCACGAGTCCACCCCGCCCGGACGCCGGAACGGCCCCCGCCACGTCCGCATGAGCCCGATGGAAATCAAGCGCTCGCTGGATGAATACGTCATTGGGCAGGAGCGGGCCAAAAAAGCGTTCTCCGTGGCGGTCTACAACCACTACAAGCGCATCGAGGCCGAGGACTACCTCCCCGAGTTCGCGGATGTGGAGCTGGAAAAATCCAACATCCTCATGATCGGGCCGACCGGCACGGGCAAGACGCTGCTCGCGCGGACGCTGGCGCGCATCCTGGACGTGCCGTTCTCGATCTCGGATGCGACCGCCCTCACGGAGGCCGGCTACGTCGGGGAGGACGTCGAAAGCATCCTCGCGCACCTGCTGCACGCGGCCGACTTCAACGTCGAACGGGCCGAGCGGGGGATCATCTATATCGACGAGATCGACAAGATCGCGCGCAAGAGCGATAACGCGTCGATCACGCGCGACGTCTCCGGCGAGGGGGTTCAGCAGGCGCTGCTCAAGATCCTCGAGGGCACCGTGGCCGGCGTGCCGCCCAAGGGCGGCCGGAAGCACCCGGAGCAGAGCCTCATCAACATCGACACGCGGAATATCCTGTTCATTTGCGGCGGCGCGTTCGAGGGGCTGGATACGATCATCGCGCGCCGGCTTTCGAGCAATTCCATCGGCTTCCTGACCGGCTCGCAGCACAAGATCGAGAAAGACGATCCCCAGCTCTTCCAGTATGTCGAACCCAACGACCTGCTGCGATTCGGCCTCATCCCCGAACTGATCGGGCGGCTGCCCGTCGTCGCCCCCCTCGAAAAGCTCTCCGACGAGGCGATGACGATGATCCTCACCAAGCCGAGGAACGCGCTGGTCAAGCAATACCAGAAGCTGCTGGCGATGGACAGTGTCGATCTCGTGTTCGACGACGGCGCCATCCAGGCCATCGTGCAGCGTGCCCGCGAACTGGGCACGGGCGCGCGCGGCTTGCGTTCGGTGATGGAGTCGATCATGCTCGACATCATGTTCAACATGCACTCGAAGATGCAGGCCGGCACCTGCCGTATCACCGCCTCCACCGTCCTCAACGGCGATCAGCCGATTTTCGAAGAGCGCAAGGCTAGCGCCTGA